A region from the Phaenicophaeus curvirostris isolate KB17595 chromosome 3, BPBGC_Pcur_1.0, whole genome shotgun sequence genome encodes:
- the VCPIP1 gene encoding deubiquitinating protein VCPIP1 has protein sequence MSQPPPPSSPPPQPPGASKKRDRRIFSGTCPDPKCQARLFFPAHGPQGSGSIECTDCGRRHEQRQLLAVEEVTDPDLVLHSLLRNALLGVSGAGPPRRNAELVKVMGLSNYHCKLLAPILARYGMDKQTGKAKLLTEMNQGDIFDCSLLGDRAFLIEPEHVETIGYGKDRSGSLIYLHDTLEDIKKANNSQECLIPVHVDGDGHCLVHAVSRALVGRELFWHALRENLKKHFEENLSHYKALFHDFIDAAEWEDIINECDPLFVPPEGVPMGLRNIHIFGLANVLHRPIILLDSLSGMRSSGDYSATFLPGLVPLEKCMGKDGMLNKPICIAWSSSGRNHYIPLVGIKGAALPKLPRKLLPKAWGVPQDLIKKYIKLEEDGGCVIGGDRSLQDKYLMRLVAAMEEVFMSKHGIHPSLVADVHQYFYRRTGVIGVQPEEVTAAAKKAVMDNRLHRCLICGALSEHHVPPEWLAPGGKLYNLAKSTHGQLRPDKNYSFPLNSLVCSYNPAKDVLVPDYSLSSLTACNWCHSNLVRRVREDGSVSYLDGDRTNTRSTGGKCGCGFKHYWEGKEYDNLPEAFPITLEWSGRVVRETVYWFQYESNTSLNSNVYDVAMKLVTKHFPGEFGSEILVQKVVNTILHQTAKKNPDDYTPVNIDGAHAQRAEDVQQGQELESQLPTKIILTGQKTKTLHKEELNMSKTERTIQQNIADQASVMQKRKSEKLKQEPKGQPRTASPGAVREGPSSAPATPTKTPYSPTSAKEKKIRITTNDGRQSMLTLKCTTTFLELQESIAREFNIPPYLQCIRYGFPPKELLPPKEGMENEPVPLQHGDRIAIEILKGKEEARQSASAHSAHAVKHEDVAVMSKISSKELQEQVDKEMYSLCLLATLMGEDVWSYAKGLPQLFQQGGVFYSIMKKTTGLADGKHCTFPHLPGKNFVYNAAEDRLELCVDAAGHFPIGPDVEELVKEALSQVRAEATSRSREASPSHGMLKLGSGGVVKKKSEQLHNITAFQGKGHSLGTASSSQQHDQRARETPLLRKHSTETDFSPSAKIEPSVFTAASGNSELIRIAPGVVTMRDSRQLDPTLIEAQRKKLQEMVSSIQASMDRHLRDQNAEQSASVDLSQRKVEAVSSTAKTGSFQAGLPESFSAPGDAEHLNTESTDGNMVNSMGTAFPARSKTQKGNSVEELEEMDSQDAGITNATEPMDHS, from the exons ATGTCCCAACCGCCGCCgccctcttctcctcccccgCAGCCGCCGGGCGCCTCCAAGAAGCGGGACCGGCGCATCTTCTCGGGCACCTGCCCCGACCCGAAATGCCAGGCGCGGCTGTTCTTCCCGGCGCACGGGCCGCAGGGCAGCGGCAGCATCGAGTGCACGGACTGCGGGCGGCGCCACGAGCAGCGGCAGCTGCTGGCGGTAGAGGAGGTCACCGACCCCGACCTGGTGCTGCACAGCCTCCTGCGGAACGCGCTGCTGGGCGTCAGCGGCGCCGGGCCGCCCCGCAGGAACGCCGAGCTCGTCAAAGTCATGGGCCTTTCCAACtaccactgcaagctgctggcCCCCATCCTGGCCCGCTACGGGATGGACAAGCAGACCGGCAAAGCCAAGCTCCTCACCGAGATGAACCAGGGGGACATCTTTGACTGCTCCCTCTTGGGTGACCGCGCCTTCCTCATCGAGCCCGAGCATGTCGAAACCATCGGGTACGGGAAGGACCGCTCCGGCAGCCTCATCTACCTGCACGACACCCTGGAAGATATCAAGAAGGCCAACAACAGCCAGGAGTGCCTCATTCCCGTCCACGTGGACGGAGATGGCCACTGCCTCGTCCACGCGGTCTCGCGGGCGCTCGTTGGCAGGGAACTGTTCTGGCACGCTCTGCGAGAGAATCTGAAGAAGCATTTTGAGGAGAATCTGAGTCACTACAAGGCGCTTTTCCATGACTTTATTGATGCGGCAGAGTGGGAGGACATTATCAACGAATGTGACCCTTTGTTCGTTCCTCCGGAAGGTGTGCCGATGGGCCTTAGGAACATTCACATCTTTGGTCTGGCCAACGTGCTTCACCGGCCTATCATCCTGTTGGACTCCTTGAGCGGAATGCGAAGCTCCGGTGATTATTCAGCAACCTTCCTCCCGGGTCTGGTACCTCTAGAAAAATGCATGGGAAAAGATGGCATGTTGAACAAGCCGATCTGCATCGCGTGGAGTAGCTCAGGACGTAACCATTATATTCCTCTAGTTGGAATAAAAGGTGCTGCTTTACCTAAACTGCCTAGGAAGCTACTACCTAAAGCCTGGGGAGTTCCTCAGGACCTCATCAAAAAATACATCAAGCTAGAGGAGGATGGTGGCTGTGTTATTGGAGGAGACAGAAGTTTGCAAGATAAGTACTTGATGAGGCTTGTTGCTGCGATGGAGGAGGTTTTCATGAGCAAACACGGTATCCATCCTAGTCTTGTAGCTGATGTACATCAGTATTTCTACAGAAGGACTGGTGTAATAGGAGTCCAGCCTGAAGAAGTCACTGCGGCTGCCAAAAAAGCAGTGATGGACAACCGCCTTCACAGGTGCCTGATCTGTGGGGCCCTCTCAGAGCATCACGTTCCTCCGGAGTGGCTGGCTCCTGGGGGGAAACTCTACAACCTGGCGAAAAGCACCCACGGCCAGTTAAGGCCTGACAAAAATTACAGTTTTCCCTTGAACAGTTTGGTGTGTTCTTACAACCCCGCAAAGGATGTTCTGGTACCAGACTATAGCCTGAGTAGTTTGACTGCTTGTAACTGGTGTCACAGTAACTTAGTCCGCCGTGTCAGAGAAGATGGGTCTGTTTCATACTTGGATGGAGACAGAACTAATACTAGGTCTACAGGGGGCAAATGCGGCTGTGGGTTCAAGCACTACTGGGAGGGTAAAGAATACGATAATCTTCCTGAAGCTTTTCCTATTACTCTGGAGTGGAGTGGAAGAGTGGTGAGAGAGACAGTCTACTGGTTCCAGTATGAAAGCAACACATCTCTGAACAGCAATGTGTATGACGTTGCCATGAAACTCGTTACCAAGCACTTCCCTGGTGAATTTGGTAGTGAGATTCTTGTTCAGAAAGTTGTCAACACGATATTGCATCAAACTGCCAAAAAGAACCCCGATGATTATACCCCTGTAAATATCGATGGTGCTCACGCCCAAAGAGCTGAGGATGTACAGCAAGGACAAGAGTTAGAGTCGCAACTTCcaaccaaaattattttgactggacagaagacaaaaactttGCACAAGGAGGAGTTGAACATGAGCAAAACTGAAAGAACTATTCAGCAGAACATTGCAGACCAGGCTTCCGTAATGCAAAAacggaaaagtgaaaaattgaaACAAGAGCCTAAAGGGCAACCTAGGACTGCTTCTCCTGGGGCCGTTCGTGAGGGGCCATCGTCTGCACCTGCTACACCAACAAAAACGCCATATTCTCCAacatctgcaaaagaaaagaaaatccgAATAACCACAAATGACGGGAGGCAGTCAATGCTTACCCTTAAGTGCACTACCACCTTCTTGGAACTACAGGAAAGCATAGCAAGAGAATTTAATATTCCTCCTTATTTGCAATGTATTCGCTATGGCTTTCCTCCTAAAGAGCTTTTGCCTCCCAAAGAAGGCATGGAAAACGAGCCTGTTCCTTTGCAGCATGGTGACAGGATCGCAATCGAAATCCTGAAAGGTAAGGAGGAAGCCAGGCAGTCTGCTTCGGCACACTCGGCCCATGCTGTGAAGCATGAAGACGTTGCTGTGATGAGTAAAATCTCATCAAAGGAGCTGCAAGAGCAAGTCGATAAGGAAATGTACTCCCTCTGTCTTCTAGCAACTCTGATGG GAGAAGATGTTTGGTCTTACGCAAAGGGTCTTCCTCAGTTGTTTCAGCAGGGTGGAGTGTTCTACAGTATaatgaagaaaaccacag GTTTGGCTGATGGCAAGCACTGCACTTTTCCACATCTGCCTGGTAAAAACTTTGTGTACaatgcagcagaagacagattAGAGCTGTGTGTGGATGCTGCTGGGCACTTTCCTATTGGTCCTGACGTTGAAGAGTTGGTTAAAGAGGCCTTAAGTCAAGTGCGAGCAGAAGCTACTTCAAGAAGCAGAGAAGCAAGTCCTTCGCATGGAATGCTGAAGCTGGGTAGTGGTGGAGTAGTGAAAAAGAAGTCCGAACAACTGCATAACATTACTGCATTTCAGGGAAAGGGCCATTCCCTAGGAACTGCATCTAGTAGTCAACAGCATGATCAAAGAGCCAGGGAAACACCACTTTTAAGAAAGCATAGCACAGAAACAGACTTCAGTCCTTCTGCTAAAATTGAGCCTTCTGTATTCACAGCTGCTTCTGGTAACAGTGAGCTTATCCGAATTGCTCCAGGAGTTGTGACAATGAGAGACAGCAGGCAGCTTGACCCCACTTTGATTGAGGCACAGAGAAAAAAGTTGCAGGAAATGGTCTCTTCTATTCAGGCTTCAATGGATAGACATTTGCGGGATCAGAATGCAGAGCAGTCAGCATCAGTTGATCTATCTCAAAGAAAAGTAGAGGCAGTGAGTTCAACTGCTAAAACTGGGAGCTTTCAGGCTGGCTTACCCGAATCGTTTTCTGCACCAGGTGATGCTGAACACTTGAATACTGAATCAACTGATGGTAACATGGTGAATTCTATGGGAACAGCATTCCCTGCAAGGTCTAAAACACAAAAGGGAAATTCTGTTGAGGAGCTTGAGGAGATGGATAGTCAAGATGCAGGAATCACTAATGCAACTGAGCCAATGGATCACTCTTGA